A portion of the Flavobacterium limnophilum genome contains these proteins:
- a CDS encoding universal stress protein: protein MKRILIPTDFSKYSEEALKVAAQIARKYDSEIILLHMLELPHEASDIMGGGKSIPEIMSYKNKAISNLEKLMDSKYLKGINVSEAIEFKKVAEGVLDACEKNNVDLIIMGSHGTSGFDELLVGSNAEKVVRLSKIPVLVVKKEAKDFKARNFVFASDFSKETRKPFRKMIEFAKIFDSNLFLVMVCTPNSFKTTHAAEKIMHNFIANYDIENYSSHIYNDTNIENGIINFANSVNADLIGICTHGRTGLAHFFNGSIGEELVNHATKPVITFKI from the coding sequence ATGAAACGGATTTTAATACCAACCGACTTTTCCAAATATTCCGAGGAAGCCTTAAAAGTAGCGGCACAAATTGCCCGAAAATACGACAGCGAAATCATCTTGTTACACATGCTGGAATTACCACATGAGGCTAGCGACATCATGGGCGGCGGAAAAAGTATTCCCGAGATTATGTCTTACAAGAACAAAGCCATTAGCAATCTAGAAAAATTAATGGATTCGAAATATTTAAAAGGAATCAATGTTTCCGAGGCTATTGAGTTCAAAAAAGTAGCCGAAGGCGTTTTAGACGCCTGTGAAAAAAATAATGTGGATTTAATAATTATGGGATCACACGGAACATCTGGGTTTGACGAATTATTAGTGGGCTCCAATGCCGAAAAAGTAGTTCGATTATCAAAAATACCTGTTTTGGTTGTAAAAAAAGAAGCCAAAGATTTCAAAGCAAGGAATTTTGTTTTCGCTTCAGATTTTTCAAAAGAAACACGAAAACCATTCCGAAAAATGATTGAATTTGCAAAAATTTTCGATTCAAATCTATTTTTGGTGATGGTTTGCACACCCAATAGTTTCAAAACAACACATGCTGCCGAAAAAATCATGCACAATTTTATAGCCAATTATGACATAGAAAACTATTCCTCGCACATCTATAACGACACCAATATAGAAAACGGCATTATTAATTTTGCCAATAGTGTCAATGCCGATTTAATTGGAATATGCACACATGGCAGAACAGGTTTAGCTCATTTCTTTAACGGAAGCATTGGGGAAGAATTAGTAAACCACGCCACAAAGCCCGTGATAACTTTCAAAATCTAA
- the rimP gene encoding ribosome assembly cofactor RimP, with the protein MTFKDKVNDLLTQVLLEKPSIFLIDLTITDSFKIIVNIDGDNGVVLQDCIDVSRAIENNLDREEQDFSLEVASVGVGSPLKMVRQYKKNVGRTLIVKLETQTIEAELVEANDNFIILSWEAREPKKIGKGKETVQKRQEIPYTEIKEAIVTVTF; encoded by the coding sequence ATGACATTTAAAGATAAAGTTAACGATTTACTAACTCAGGTATTACTTGAAAAACCTTCTATTTTCCTGATAGATTTGACGATAACCGATAGTTTTAAAATCATCGTAAACATAGATGGCGATAATGGTGTTGTTTTGCAGGATTGTATTGATGTCAGTCGAGCAATCGAAAATAATTTGGATAGAGAAGAGCAGGATTTTTCTTTAGAAGTGGCTTCGGTGGGAGTAGGTTCTCCATTAAAAATGGTGAGGCAATACAAGAAAAACGTTGGTAGAACACTAATAGTAAAATTAGAAACTCAAACAATTGAGGCAGAATTGGTTGAAGCTAATGATAATTTTATAATTTTGTCGTGGGAAGCCAGAGAGCCGAAAAAAATTGGAAAAGGCAAGGAAACTGTCCAGAAAAGGCAAGAAATACCTTATACGGAAATAAAAGAAGCAATTGTTACAGTAACATTTTAA
- the infB gene encoding translation initiation factor IF-2 has protein sequence MSEEKIIRINKVLRELNISLERAVDYLKDKGIVVESNPNTKISDDVYNVLCGQFAGDKGNKEASKEVGEEKRKEKEALRIEREKEIEDKRKQDEERLRSQEVIKARATVTGPTLVGNIDLNPKKPVVVPPPAAVEKKEIPVEKIQQEIPVQQEKPVQNVPAQEKIVVESKEVEKPVVEIKETKVEAVVPEPKVETPKAVATPVVDAPPVEESITTQYQKLSGATLTGQVIDLSQFNKPKKKKEEPKITPNKPGAPGAPGSAANNANKNKRKRIAPKPGAPRPPATPGVPGAPNPNKITPNTKGGGFNANRGARPGFVKGARPAIVAKVEPTEEEVKNQIRETLEKLQGKGGKSKAAKYRRDKRDTHRQKSDDEQRALDEGSKTIKVTEFVTVGEIAIMMDVPITKVIGTCMSLGIMVTQNQRLDAETLTIVADEFGYEVEFITVDIEEAIQVVEDKEEDLVFRAPIVTVMGHVDHGKTSLLDYIRKENVIAGESGGITQHIGAYGVTLDNGQKIAFLDTPGHEAFTAMRARGAQVTDIAIIVVAADDDIMPQTKEAISHAQAAGVPIIFAINKVDKPNANVEKIKERLASMNLLVEDWGGKIQSHDISAKFGTGVKELLEKVLLEAELLDLKSNPNKAAQGTVVEAFLDKGKGYVSTILVQHGTLKIGDYMLAGKHHGKIKAMHDERGNIVKEAGPSTPVSVLGLDGAATAGDKFNVFEDEKEAKQIAAKRSQLMREQSVRTQRHITLDEIGRRIALGQFKELNIILKGDVDGSVEALSDSFSKLSTEEIQINIIHKGVGAITETDVMLASASDAIIIGFNVRPAGNARQLADKEEIDIRYYSIIYAAIDDLKDAMEGMLAPEMKEEVLGTAEVRELFKISKVGTIAGCMVMDGKIARNAKIRIIREGVVVHTGELIALKRFKDDVKEVAKGYDCGIQIKGYNDIEERDVIEAFHEVAIKKKLK, from the coding sequence ATGTCTGAAGAGAAAATTATTAGAATAAACAAGGTTTTAAGGGAGTTGAATATTTCTTTAGAAAGAGCTGTGGATTATCTAAAAGATAAAGGGATTGTTGTTGAATCCAACCCCAACACAAAAATTTCTGACGACGTATACAATGTTTTGTGCGGTCAGTTTGCGGGCGATAAGGGCAATAAAGAAGCTTCAAAAGAGGTTGGAGAAGAGAAAAGAAAAGAGAAAGAAGCTTTGCGTATTGAACGTGAAAAAGAAATCGAAGACAAACGCAAACAAGACGAAGAAAGGTTAAGAAGCCAAGAAGTTATTAAAGCTAGAGCTACTGTGACTGGGCCAACTCTTGTTGGAAATATTGATCTTAATCCTAAAAAACCAGTAGTAGTTCCTCCTCCGGCAGCTGTTGAGAAAAAGGAGATTCCTGTTGAAAAAATTCAGCAAGAAATACCTGTTCAGCAAGAGAAACCAGTGCAAAATGTGCCTGCTCAAGAGAAAATTGTTGTTGAAAGTAAAGAGGTTGAAAAACCTGTTGTTGAGATTAAAGAAACTAAAGTTGAAGCTGTGGTTCCAGAACCAAAAGTTGAAACTCCAAAAGCGGTAGCAACTCCAGTTGTTGATGCGCCACCTGTTGAAGAATCGATAACTACACAATATCAAAAACTTTCTGGAGCTACTTTGACAGGTCAAGTAATTGATTTATCTCAATTCAACAAACCGAAAAAGAAGAAAGAAGAGCCTAAAATTACGCCAAACAAACCTGGAGCTCCTGGAGCTCCCGGCAGTGCGGCCAACAATGCCAACAAGAATAAAAGAAAAAGGATTGCTCCAAAACCAGGTGCGCCAAGGCCACCTGCTACTCCTGGAGTTCCGGGTGCGCCAAATCCAAACAAAATTACTCCAAACACTAAAGGTGGAGGGTTCAATGCCAACAGAGGTGCTAGGCCAGGTTTCGTAAAAGGAGCCAGACCTGCTATTGTTGCCAAAGTGGAGCCTACGGAAGAGGAAGTAAAAAATCAAATTAGAGAGACTTTAGAAAAACTGCAAGGAAAAGGTGGTAAATCTAAAGCTGCTAAATATAGAAGAGACAAAAGAGACACGCACCGTCAAAAATCGGATGATGAACAAAGAGCTTTGGACGAAGGTAGCAAAACCATCAAAGTTACCGAGTTTGTAACCGTTGGTGAAATTGCCATCATGATGGATGTGCCAATTACCAAAGTGATTGGAACTTGTATGTCACTTGGAATCATGGTTACGCAAAACCAACGTTTGGATGCGGAAACACTAACCATTGTTGCCGATGAATTTGGATATGAAGTAGAGTTTATTACCGTTGATATTGAAGAAGCTATTCAAGTTGTTGAGGACAAAGAAGAAGATTTAGTTTTCAGGGCGCCTATCGTAACTGTAATGGGTCACGTCGATCACGGTAAAACCTCTTTGCTGGATTATATTCGTAAAGAAAATGTTATCGCTGGTGAATCTGGAGGAATTACCCAACATATTGGTGCTTACGGAGTGACATTGGATAACGGTCAAAAGATAGCTTTCTTGGATACACCGGGTCACGAAGCGTTTACCGCGATGCGTGCTCGTGGAGCTCAAGTTACGGATATTGCCATTATTGTAGTTGCGGCTGATGATGACATCATGCCACAAACCAAAGAAGCCATTTCCCACGCACAAGCTGCTGGGGTGCCAATTATATTTGCCATTAACAAAGTGGATAAGCCTAATGCCAATGTTGAGAAAATCAAAGAGCGTTTGGCAAGTATGAATTTATTGGTTGAAGATTGGGGTGGAAAAATTCAATCTCACGATATTTCTGCAAAATTTGGTACAGGTGTAAAAGAATTATTGGAAAAAGTATTATTGGAAGCAGAACTTCTTGATCTTAAATCAAATCCAAACAAAGCAGCTCAAGGAACTGTTGTGGAAGCATTCTTGGATAAAGGAAAAGGATATGTTTCTACCATATTAGTACAACACGGAACCTTAAAAATAGGTGATTATATGTTGGCTGGAAAACACCATGGCAAGATTAAAGCCATGCATGATGAAAGAGGAAATATTGTTAAAGAAGCCGGCCCTTCAACTCCAGTATCTGTTTTAGGTTTAGATGGAGCTGCAACAGCGGGTGACAAGTTCAATGTTTTTGAAGACGAAAAAGAAGCAAAACAAATTGCCGCCAAACGTTCTCAATTGATGCGTGAACAATCAGTTCGTACACAACGTCATATTACGTTGGATGAAATTGGACGTCGTATTGCATTAGGTCAATTTAAAGAATTGAACATTATCCTTAAAGGGGATGTGGATGGTTCTGTTGAAGCCTTGTCCGATTCGTTCTCTAAGTTATCTACCGAAGAAATTCAAATCAACATTATCCATAAAGGTGTTGGGGCCATTACTGAAACCGACGTTATGTTGGCTTCTGCTTCGGATGCCATCATCATCGGATTTAATGTTCGTCCTGCCGGTAATGCAAGACAATTGGCCGACAAAGAAGAAATCGATATCCGTTACTATTCCATCATTTACGCCGCAATCGACGACTTGAAAGATGCGATGGAGGGAATGCTTGCTCCTGAGATGAAAGAAGAAGTGCTGGGAACTGCCGAAGTTAGAGAGTTATTCAAAATCTCTAAAGTGGGTACAATTGCAGGATGTATGGTTATGGATGGTAAAATTGCCAGAAATGCCAAAATCAGGATTATTCGTGAAGGTGTGGTAGTTCACACAGGTGAGCTAATCGCCTTGAAACGTTTCAAAGACGACGTGAAAGAAGTAGCCAAAGGATACGATTGTGGTATTCAAATAAAAGGATACAACGACATTGAGGAAAGAGATGTTATCGAAGCTTTCCACGAGGTAGCCATCAAAAAGAAATTGAAATAG
- a CDS encoding c-type cytochrome, whose amino-acid sequence MKSKFQKQIVTKLAFIVITFMYASIVSAQHAAPWNVPKSAVNMKNPYSADASSLERGKHSYQLDCVRCHGKEGKGDGYKAGKVHKQIADLGSEAVQKEADGQLFWKISEARRPMPLTDLTNDQRWDIINYIRTFRDRS is encoded by the coding sequence ATGAAAAGCAAGTTTCAAAAACAAATCGTTACAAAATTAGCATTCATTGTAATTACATTTATGTATGCGTCTATTGTGTCTGCCCAACATGCTGCGCCTTGGAATGTCCCCAAATCAGCCGTGAATATGAAGAACCCTTATTCGGCAGATGCCTCTTCGCTTGAAAGAGGAAAACATTCCTATCAGTTAGATTGTGTGAGATGTCATGGAAAAGAAGGGAAAGGAGATGGTTACAAGGCAGGAAAAGTTCACAAACAAATAGCGGATTTAGGTTCTGAAGCTGTCCAAAAAGAAGCCGACGGTCAATTGTTTTGGAAAATATCTGAGGCAAGACGGCCTATGCCATTGACGGATTTGACAAATGATCAACGTTGGGACATTATTAACTATATTCGCACGTTTAGGGATAGGAGTTGA
- a CDS encoding SPOR domain-containing protein: MRIIAYKKIFLSSLLLVVLAPKMKAQDQNITVSQDPKFEQLLNEKRKINTSLTVNDSYKIQIYSGGSENAKKTLNEFRQEFTTIDATIVFNTPNYKVWVGNFKTRIEAERNLTNIKDRYKNVLLIKPSR, translated from the coding sequence ATGAGAATTATAGCATACAAAAAAATCTTTTTATCCTCTTTGTTATTAGTTGTTTTGGCACCAAAAATGAAGGCTCAAGACCAAAATATCACAGTTAGTCAAGACCCAAAATTCGAACAATTATTAAACGAAAAGAGAAAAATAAACACTTCTCTTACCGTAAATGACTCGTATAAAATTCAAATTTATAGCGGAGGAAGCGAAAACGCAAAAAAAACACTGAACGAATTCCGACAAGAATTTACAACTATCGACGCCACAATTGTTTTCAACACGCCTAATTACAAAGTTTGGGTTGGGAATTTTAAAACTCGCATCGAAGCCGAAAGAAATTTGACAAATATCAAGGATAGATACAAAAATGTGCTTTTGATAAAGCCGAGTAGATAA
- the nusA gene encoding transcription termination factor NusA produces the protein MENLALIDSFSEFKDDKLIDRVTLMAILEDVFRNALKKKFGSDDNFDIIINPDKGDMEIWQRRVIVADDDLDLDHLEITLTEARKIEPDFEIGEEVSEEVKLVDLGRRAILALRQNLISKIHEHDNTNLYKQFKDLIGEIYTAEVHHVRPRVVILVDDEGNEIVLPKEKQIPSDFFRKGDNVRGIIESVELKGNKPQIIMSRTSEKFLEKLFEQEIPEVFDGLIMVKNVVRIPGEKAKVAVDSYDDRIDPVGACVGMKGSRIHGIVRELGNENIDVINYTSNIQLYITRALSPAKVSSIKINEETKRAEVFLKLEEVSKAIGRGGHNIKLAGQLTGYELDVIREGDVAGTVADDDDVELTEFSDEIEEWVIEEFAKIGLDTAKSILKQDVNDLVRRTDLEEETILDVMRILKEEFDS, from the coding sequence ATGGAAAATTTAGCATTAATCGATTCATTTTCAGAGTTTAAAGATGATAAACTTATTGATCGTGTAACGCTTATGGCGATATTAGAAGATGTATTCAGAAATGCATTGAAGAAAAAATTTGGGTCTGATGATAATTTTGACATTATTATCAATCCAGATAAGGGGGATATGGAAATCTGGCAAAGAAGGGTTATTGTTGCTGATGATGATTTAGATTTAGATCACCTGGAAATTACATTGACAGAAGCTAGAAAAATTGAACCTGATTTCGAAATTGGAGAAGAAGTTTCTGAAGAAGTGAAGTTGGTAGATTTAGGAAGAAGAGCTATTTTGGCCTTGCGTCAAAACTTGATTTCCAAGATCCATGAACATGACAACACCAATCTTTACAAGCAATTTAAAGATTTAATAGGTGAGATTTATACTGCCGAAGTGCATCACGTTCGTCCAAGAGTCGTAATTTTGGTGGATGATGAAGGAAATGAAATTGTTTTGCCAAAAGAAAAACAAATTCCATCGGATTTCTTTAGAAAAGGAGATAACGTTCGCGGAATCATTGAAAGTGTTGAATTAAAAGGAAATAAACCTCAAATTATTATGTCCAGAACTTCTGAAAAGTTCTTGGAAAAATTATTCGAGCAAGAAATCCCAGAGGTTTTCGACGGACTGATAATGGTTAAAAATGTAGTTAGAATTCCTGGCGAAAAAGCAAAAGTAGCCGTAGATTCTTATGATGACCGAATTGACCCAGTTGGAGCTTGCGTTGGAATGAAAGGTTCTCGTATTCACGGTATCGTTCGTGAATTAGGAAATGAAAATATTGATGTCATCAATTATACAAGCAATATTCAATTGTATATTACAAGAGCATTAAGTCCTGCAAAAGTTTCTTCCATCAAGATTAATGAAGAAACAAAAAGAGCAGAGGTTTTCTTGAAATTGGAAGAAGTTTCTAAAGCAATTGGTAGAGGTGGGCACAATATTAAATTGGCTGGACAATTAACTGGTTATGAACTTGACGTTATTCGTGAAGGTGATGTTGCCGGGACTGTTGCAGATGATGATGATGTTGAATTAACAGAGTTTTCAGATGAAATCGAAGAATGGGTAATCGAAGAATTTGCAAAAATTGGTTTAGATACAGCAAAAAGTATCTTGAAACAAGACGTGAATGATTTGGTTAGAAGAACAGATCTTGAAGAAGAAACGATTCTAGATGTAATGAGAATATTAAAAGAAGAATTTGACAGTTAG
- a CDS encoding c-type cytochrome: MKKMGNHNSITRKLYLSLALMLALSLSSFAQDAAPAATPAPAEATAAPAATTGGDAVKGKEIFNTNCAACHKLDAKATGPALRGVGAKYDKAWLYKWIHNSGDLIKSGDAQAVKVFEANNKVPMTAFPQLSEADIDNIIAYTMEEKAAAAAPAAGEKLPGADVNEGGISNNVILGALSLIMAILIVMLFLVNNVLRKVAAANGINVAPKEPTLPIWKAFVKNQFLVLVTSIFLLLASGFFVYGYLMQVGVDQDYAPIQPIHYSHRIHAGSNGIDCNYCHSAARVGKSAGIPSLNVCMNCHKNISEVSDTTATAEYSKDFYDKEIAKLYKAVGWDKDAQKYTGKTQPVKWVRIHNLQSFVYFNHSQHVNVAGVECQTCHGPVQTYEIQKQFAPLTMKWCVDCHRKTEVKTEGNDYYKKIHEQLSKKYGVDKLTAAQMGGLECGKCHY, encoded by the coding sequence ATGAAAAAGATGGGTAACCATAATTCGATTACAAGGAAATTATATTTAAGCTTAGCGTTGATGCTGGCTTTATCCTTGAGTTCATTTGCACAAGATGCAGCTCCGGCAGCAACTCCAGCCCCTGCAGAAGCAACTGCGGCACCAGCAGCCACAACAGGCGGTGATGCCGTGAAAGGGAAAGAGATTTTCAATACAAATTGTGCTGCATGTCATAAATTGGATGCAAAAGCAACAGGTCCTGCTCTTAGAGGTGTTGGTGCCAAGTATGACAAAGCGTGGCTTTATAAATGGATTCACAATAGTGGCGATTTGATAAAATCAGGTGATGCCCAAGCGGTTAAAGTGTTTGAAGCTAACAACAAGGTTCCAATGACTGCGTTTCCGCAATTGTCTGAGGCTGATATTGATAATATCATTGCTTATACAATGGAGGAGAAAGCGGCAGCGGCAGCTCCGGCTGCAGGAGAAAAACTTCCTGGTGCAGATGTCAATGAAGGAGGGATTTCAAATAATGTTATTCTAGGTGCTTTGTCATTGATAATGGCAATACTAATCGTGATGTTGTTCTTGGTGAACAATGTTTTAAGAAAAGTAGCTGCTGCAAATGGAATTAATGTTGCTCCAAAAGAACCGACTTTACCTATATGGAAAGCATTCGTTAAAAACCAATTCTTGGTATTGGTAACTTCAATATTCTTGTTGTTGGCCAGCGGATTTTTTGTCTATGGGTATTTAATGCAAGTTGGTGTTGACCAAGATTATGCGCCAATTCAGCCAATACATTATTCTCATAGAATTCACGCAGGAAGCAATGGAATCGACTGTAACTACTGTCACTCGGCAGCAAGAGTTGGGAAATCAGCCGGGATTCCTTCCTTGAATGTTTGTATGAACTGTCACAAAAATATTTCTGAGGTTTCAGATACAACTGCCACTGCTGAATATTCTAAAGATTTCTACGACAAGGAGATTGCAAAATTATACAAAGCCGTTGGTTGGGATAAAGATGCCCAGAAATATACAGGTAAAACACAGCCTGTTAAATGGGTTCGTATCCACAATTTGCAAAGTTTTGTGTACTTCAATCACTCACAACACGTAAATGTTGCAGGCGTTGAATGTCAAACTTGTCACGGACCAGTTCAAACTTATGAAATTCAAAAACAATTTGCTCCATTAACAATGAAATGGTGCGTGGATTGCCACAGAAAAACCGAAGTCAAAACCGAAGGAAACGACTATTACAAAAAAATTCACGAACAGCTTTCCAAAAAATACGGTGTAGACAAATTGACTGCAGCGCAAATGGGAGGATTGGAATGTGGTAAATGCCACTATTAA